ACAGCAATGGAAAGAAATGATAAACGTGCTTTCGAACAAATTAAAAATGTGACTTTTGATGAAAATTTTTATAAAAATCGAGCTTATGCTGCCATCAGAAGTAAATTTACCGAGAAGTATGGCGGGGGCTTCAAGCGGGAGGGTTACTCTAACCCGGAAAGGATGAAACATGTTTTTTCTTGTTCAAACTATACGTTGAAGGAACGGATCAATAGCTTTAAGGGAGCAGTTTTAGGATGGCAATCACTGGGGCACGTGATGGCTACGGCAGATTTAGTAGAGCTTGTCCCCAGACTTGAGATTCCAGTTTTTATTCTTCAAGGCCAGCATGATTATCAAACGACGCTTACACAAGCGAGACGTTTCTATGAATCATTAAAAGCACCGTTCAAGAAAATATATACTTTTAAAAATTCTTCGCACACTCCTTTTATTGATGAACAAACATTATTTTATCAAATTATTCAAGATGATATATTGCCTGTAGTTGAAACGGAAACTACATTTATTTAATGAAAAGGATGGACGTTTAAGGAAAGGTTATAAAAAATAAATTTACTACTAATATCTTAATCTTAGTGCCTGGTGAATACTGTTCAAATCAATCCTCTATATAATAAAATAGTAAGAACTTAAAGTGAATGACTGGGCAATTTTTGAAGCATGGAGCAGTTACTACGCAAACCGTCTCAGAAAAAATTAGAAAGGAATCATCAAGGGGATATTGATTTTTTAGTTCCATATATTGAAAAATGGCAAGCTGAAGGGATTATGAAACAATTAGAACCGGATATTGTCGTCAGCATGATCCGCTCTTTGGTTATTTTGTCTTTACAAAAGGAAATGATCGGTGAAGCGAATTACAAATCAACGATGAATCAGTTTGTTACGTTTATTTCTGAGGGGTTAATTAATGAGTAATCATAAATATAATCTTTTCATTTTTTGTGTGATAGAAGTAAAAGGAGCGGTAAAAATGAATGTAACGGAATTTCAACAATGGGTAAACAATTATTATGAGCATAGAGGTTGGTCTGAATTAGACATTTTTATCCGTATTGGCTTTTTAGCAGAGGAAACTGGAGAAGTAGCCAGAGCGATAAGAGCTCTGGAGATTGGCAGAGACCGACCGGATGAAGATACAGAATCATTTTTGGACAATAAAAATGCTTTAGTAGAAGAACTAGGAGATGTGCTGGGAAATGTCATTGTCATTGCTAATAAATATAACATCTCTTTAGAAGAAGTGTTTCATTCTCATAAAGAGAAGCTGTTAAAGCGTTATTCTCATGAATAAGCCTATAAGTGAGAAATAGTAAGCAGAACAGTTTAAAATTTATTTATGATTGATGTCTATTGTTTTAACTAAAAGTCTTGCTCGTATTATTCATTATCTCATTTGAATTTACTATCTGTTTTGTTAATAAGAAAAGGATACATATGTGAAAGAGGAGGCGATTTACATCAGGAAATATTTAGGTATTATTACGATACCAATATTACTGGCTGCGTATTGGATATATAAATCTACCATTGAAGGAACAGAAACGGGAGCAATGCCATTGCTTCTAACGGTATTTATACTCCTATTTGCTTGTTGGCTCTTCAGTTATCGAGGTTTCTGGAAAACTTTTTCTTTGATCATACTGATAGCTATTCCAGCTATTTTTCTTCTCTTTTCAGTAGGTTTGGGACTTGGTTATTTGTTTAACTAATTCTGGAATGTGTATGTATAAAAACAAAGGAGATAGATAACCGTCTTGTATCCTATCACCATTGTTTTTACCTGGAATTCAATCTTTTTAATTTTTGGATGGATGCACGGAAATGTATGCTTTTAAATGCTAACATAAAGAAAAATGCAAAAAAGACATACGTTATACCAACGAGCAAAGAACTTTGTAAGGGAGGAAGCCATTCTGTTAAAAATCCTGCTCCAATCATCGCAATGCCCATGGAACTATTCTGAAACATGGATAAAGTACCGAATAAAAAACCTCGTTTCGAAGCGGGAAGTATCTTCATTAACACCGTATCAAAGCATATGTCACTTATTCCGCCTACAAAAGTTATACATATGGCAAGCGCTAGAGCTTGCGCAAAAAAGAATGATTGGCTAAGTAATAAATGACCTACGCCTTCCAGTAAAATCATGAATACACCGATTGCAATATATTTTCCCCGAATCCACTTAGCCATCGTTGAGCTTAAGACGAAGCCTATTCCTAGGGATGCATAGATGAAACCAACTCCCAGCTCTCCTTTATCAAAGACTTCTAATGCAATTAAGTTAAAGATGACATTATCCACGCCATTCGCAAGCGGCATGAGTAACATGATCATTAAAAATACACGTAGTAAAGCAACTTTTACGATAAGAAATCCATTTTCACGCCATGAAGCTTCTTTAGCTTCCTTTTTTGAATGCTTTGTTATGTTACTTCTTGTTAAACGGCTGATTAAAATTGCTGCGGATATAAGAAATACCGCATGGAGGAAAAATAAAATTTTCATATCAGCTAAAAAGGCGATTACCCCTCCAAGCAGTGAGCCGAAAACAAGTGTTATCCCTACTACGTTTTGTTCTAACCCATTAACAGAAACTAAGTTTTTCTTTTCAACAATATCAGGAATAAGCGAAAAACGAACGGGTCTATACACAGCCTGTCCGCTGGCGATAATAAATGTACTAAGATACAACAGCCATAGCTGCTCTGTCATTGCTCCTAAAATTGGAAGCAATGCAAACGGTGCTCGTAAAAGATCTGTCCAAAATAACAGTTTAGCCTGGTGAAAACGATCAGCCAGGTAACCGCTAATAGGAGCAAATAGAATGGTCGGTAAGACAAGCAGAGCCATAAGTATCCCTAAAGCAATGCCTGATTCCGTTAATAGATAAAGGAGGGCAAAGGACCCGACTTGAGCGAATCGTCCGCCAATCCCATTTAAGACGGAACTCCAAAATACAATTTGATAGTTGGGTTCTTTTTTTAATATTTGAAAAACAAGCAAGTTATCCTCTCCAACGAATGTAGATGAATATCTAAATAGATATTCATCTAATTAGTGTGCGCCCTGCATGGGTGAGAACTTGGTGGTGAAAGTCCACTACAGGCTTGGCAGTAGGAACTGTTAGCGAAAGACAAGGTGGCTATTGTGAGATAGTGGCTGAAGGAAGTCAGACGCAAACTCCTGGACTGACGAACAGAAATTAGATAGAAGGCTGGATTAGGTCGGATAAATCTGCACTACAAGATGAAGTCCAATACTGCCCGAAACCTATACAGTAAATCTAGCAGTTATATGGGAGGAAAGTTCTCACTCTTACCGGGGGAGGTCTTGTGAGGGTGATGAACAAGTTGAAGAATAACGAGTCAACACAACTAAGGTGGTGACATCTTGGTGAATCACAAGAAGTCAGCAGAGGTCGTAGTAGTGTGAAAAGGCCAAAACATGAAGGACCGAACAATCGTAATTTTGAAAAGTCTAGGAGGTGTGAAAGGTGCGAGAACTGCAGAAAACAGGAGAACCTGGCTATCGGCAGAGAGATAATGTGGAACATGAAGGGTATGTCGAAGTGCATAGTGCCTTTCATGGTGAAAAGAACAATCAAAATGGTGTATCCAATCTGTTTGAAAGAATCCTTTCAAGGGACAATCTAAATCAAGCTTACCTTCAAGTGGTCAGAAACAAGGGAGCAGCGGGAGTGGATGGTATGACATACGACCAGCTGCTTCCATACTTGAAGGAGCACAGGGAAGAACTATTAACGCAGTTGTATCTTGGGAAGTATAAACCTCAACCCGTAATGCGGGTTGACATTCCAAAACAAGACGGCGGAATAAGAAAACTTGGAATCCCTACCGTTATTGACCGAATGCTTCAACAAGCAATAAACCAAGTGTTACAACCCATATTTGAACCGACGTTCTCCGATAATAGTTTTGGGTTTCGTCCAAAACGTAGTGCACATCAAGCCATCATACGGGCAAAATCGCATTACGAACAAGGGTACAAACATGTGGTGGACTTGGATATGAAAGCCTATTTCGATACGGTCAATCATGACAAACTGATGTATTTTGTGGAAAAACAGATCACAGATAAACGCGTACTACGCTTGATAAGACAATATTTATTAAGTGGAATCATGATTGACGGCATCTTTCAAAAATCAGAGGAAGGAACGCCTCAAGGCGGGAACCTGTCTCCGTTACTCAGTAATATTTACTTAAACGAGTTAGACCATTTACTGGAGAAACGAGGACACCGGTTCGTGCGTTACGCAGACGACTGTAACATTTATGTAAAAAGTAAAAGAGCAGGTCAACGCGTAATGAAAAGTATTACGAAATTTCTCGAGATGGATTTAAGTCTTACCGTGAATCGGGAGAAGAGTGCGGT
The nucleotide sequence above comes from Oceanobacillus timonensis. Encoded proteins:
- a CDS encoding alpha/beta fold hydrolase produces the protein MQSKFAGNNENKRIAIKEYVKINGVEQGIIVESLNQNKPLLLFLHGGPGFPAYPINKALGVKLEQYFDVCYWDQRGTGMSYDANTAKKGVTVEQLVDDTIKITNHLRKKYTRNKVFILGHSWGSYLGCLVVQKRPELFYAYIGVGQIGAQLESEKEAYQYILRTAMERNDKRAFEQIKNVTFDENFYKNRAYAAIRSKFTEKYGGGFKREGYSNPERMKHVFSCSNYTLKERINSFKGAVLGWQSLGHVMATADLVELVPRLEIPVFILQGQHDYQTTLTQARRFYESLKAPFKKIYTFKNSSHTPFIDEQTLFYQIIQDDILPVVETETTFI
- the ltrA gene encoding group II intron reverse transcriptase/maturase; translation: MRELQKTGEPGYRQRDNVEHEGYVEVHSAFHGEKNNQNGVSNLFERILSRDNLNQAYLQVVRNKGAAGVDGMTYDQLLPYLKEHREELLTQLYLGKYKPQPVMRVDIPKQDGGIRKLGIPTVIDRMLQQAINQVLQPIFEPTFSDNSFGFRPKRSAHQAIIRAKSHYEQGYKHVVDLDMKAYFDTVNHDKLMYFVEKQITDKRVLRLIRQYLLSGIMIDGIFQKSEEGTPQGGNLSPLLSNIYLNELDHLLEKRGHRFVRYADDCNIYVKSKRAGQRVMKSITKFLEMDLSLTVNREKSAVGSPLKRKFLGFCLLVTKKGVQIRPHYKAKETVKQKLRRITKRNRGRSIDRILKEIQQLMTGWINYYGIGEMKGFMKNLNGWLKRRIRQYIWKQWKNPRTKRKNLIQLGIDKRKAYEWSNTRKGYWIISGSYVLHRSLTDKELASRGYKDIALQYQFVHSNY
- a CDS encoding MazG nucleotide pyrophosphohydrolase domain-containing protein, translating into MNVTEFQQWVNNYYEHRGWSELDIFIRIGFLAEETGEVARAIRALEIGRDRPDEDTESFLDNKNALVEELGDVLGNVIVIANKYNISLEEVFHSHKEKLLKRYSHE
- a CDS encoding MFS transporter, which translates into the protein MLVFQILKKEPNYQIVFWSSVLNGIGGRFAQVGSFALLYLLTESGIALGILMALLVLPTILFAPISGYLADRFHQAKLLFWTDLLRAPFALLPILGAMTEQLWLLYLSTFIIASGQAVYRPVRFSLIPDIVEKKNLVSVNGLEQNVVGITLVFGSLLGGVIAFLADMKILFFLHAVFLISAAILISRLTRSNITKHSKKEAKEASWRENGFLIVKVALLRVFLMIMLLMPLANGVDNVIFNLIALEVFDKGELGVGFIYASLGIGFVLSSTMAKWIRGKYIAIGVFMILLEGVGHLLLSQSFFFAQALALAICITFVGGISDICFDTVLMKILPASKRGFLFGTLSMFQNSSMGIAMIGAGFLTEWLPPLQSSLLVGITYVFFAFFFMLAFKSIHFRASIQKLKRLNSR